The Phycisphaeraceae bacterium genome segment CTCAAAGCGGCCCCCATGTCGGTGGACGTGGGGGCCGGAGGCTAACGCTCGCAGCGACTCACGCCGAGCGGCCCTTGCTCAGCAGCCCGCTGATGAGCGCCACCAGGAACATGACCAAGAAGACAAAGAACAGAATCTGCGCGATGCTCGCAGCGCCCGCGGCGATGCCGCCGAATCCGAAGACCGCTGCGATGATCGCGATGATGAAGAAGACCAGGGCGTAATACAGCATTGGGAG includes the following:
- a CDS encoding DUF1328 domain-containing protein → MLYYALVFFIIAIIAAVFGFGGIAAGAASIAQILFFVFLVMFLVALISGLLSKGRSA